In one window of Shewanella goraebulensis DNA:
- a CDS encoding CBS domain-containing protein, producing MDSIQISEYMDRQPVLLKANMSLATAVEHLLTKNKAGAAVIDNDGQLVGFLSQQDCLSVMLKSSYHCDMTETVKDCMKTDVLTASPEGSILQLAEQMLGAKPKIYPVVEGAKVVGTINRTDVLKAMNIYMQQCYLTPA from the coding sequence ATGGATTCAATTCAAATTTCAGAATATATGGATCGCCAACCTGTGTTGTTAAAAGCCAATATGTCGTTAGCAACGGCAGTAGAACATTTGCTGACCAAAAATAAAGCGGGCGCAGCAGTGATTGATAATGATGGTCAGCTGGTGGGATTTTTGTCTCAACAAGACTGCTTATCAGTGATGCTAAAAAGCAGCTATCACTGTGACATGACTGAAACTGTTAAAGATTGCATGAAAACCGATGTCTTAACCGCTTCGCCTGAGGGCAGTATATTGCAACTGGCAGAACAAATGTTAGGGGCAAAACCGAAGATTTACCCAGTTGTAGAAGGGGCAAAGGTGGTGGGGACGATTAACCGTACTGATGTACTTAAAGCGATGAACATATATATGCAGCAATGTTATTTAACGCCTGCATAG
- the hrpA gene encoding ATP-dependent RNA helicase HrpA yields the protein MNSDQHPLSKAYLNSCYQTDAARIRRRLFQLKKEPQSEKKDQVLAKLSEQAVNAYDKAQYRLNNIPQVSYPDSLPVSQKRNDIASAIATNQVVIVAGETGSGKTTQLPKICLELGLGTRGLIGHTQPRRLAARSVANRVAEEINSPLGEVVGFKVRFADAISPDSYIKLMTDGILLAELTSDKFLNQYDAIIIDEAHERSLNIDFILGYLKQVLKKRPDLKVIITSATIDVERFSKHFNNAPVIEVSGRTFPVETRYRPLVRDTDADLDVSDGIFSAVDELMAEGPGDILIFMNGEREIRDTAEMLRKQKYRDTEILPLYARLSYGEQSKVFKSHIGRRIVLATNVAETSLTVPGIRYVIDPGTARISRYSYRTKVQRLPIEPISQASANQRQGRCGRVAAGICIRLYDEMDFNQRPEFTDPEILRTNLASVILQMLAIGLGDIAGFPFIQPPDQKHIRDGFLLLEELQAVKQKRKDLVLTNLGRDLAKIPLDPRLARMVLEAKDMSCLHEVMVIASGLSIQDPRERPIEKKQAADECHRRYADKDSDFVSWVNLWNYLKEQKSELSASQFRKQCREEYLAYLRVREWQDLYTQIKQAVHDLKWRLNDSPASYDNLHKALLSGLLSHIGFKDANNEYLGARNRKFFVFPGSPLAKKGPKWIMAAELTETSRLFARCCAKIQPEWLEPLAAHLIKKNHLEPHFEAKPASVIAFENQVLYGLTVVNRRRVQYGPIDPVEAREIFIRSALAEGQLQTKEPFFIKNQQLLNDIESLEHKSRRRDILVDEQVLVDFYDPLVPQGIYNAPLFFKWWKVARKDNPELLDFNQDLLMQRSADHISALDFPEVWHKANLGLQVSYHFEPAAEDDGVSVHIPVALINQIDTDDFDWLVPGLREEKVVALIKSLPKNLRRNFVPAPDYARACVQAMEPFTMPLLDAMCKQLLRMTGTRISGDDFDLTQLSAHLAVNFKIEDDKHRLVDQGRDLDTLKDKLQGVVAKAIRNVAEDGIEKKEITTWSFGDLPKQYQKRKGNYEVKAYPALIDEKDQVSIKLFDDEFEAERQHRIGLRRLLLINIPSPVKHLQKALPNKAKLAMYFNPFGQVQLLIDDIISASVQQLLDEKKLDVRNEAQFEQAKDWVRQELNGYAEQISLQVEQVLTIYQRIKKRLKGKISLDIAFAMSDINNQLDKLVFKGFVEHCGWSRLADVARYLKAIENRLDKLPVDPTRDRLHMQSIAKVSDLLAAQLAKVPKMQPIPESLVEARWMIEEYRVSCFAQVLGTAYPISEKRIVMHINQV from the coding sequence TTGAATTCGGACCAACACCCGCTCTCTAAAGCATACCTAAACTCTTGTTATCAAACCGATGCGGCTAGAATTCGTCGTAGGTTGTTTCAGTTAAAAAAAGAGCCTCAGTCTGAAAAGAAAGATCAAGTCCTTGCTAAGTTGTCAGAACAAGCGGTTAACGCTTACGATAAAGCGCAATACCGACTAAATAATATTCCTCAAGTTAGCTACCCAGACTCCTTGCCGGTATCGCAAAAACGTAATGATATTGCCTCTGCCATTGCGACCAACCAAGTGGTGATTGTGGCGGGTGAGACTGGCTCAGGTAAAACCACTCAGTTACCTAAAATTTGCTTAGAGTTAGGGCTAGGAACGCGCGGTTTAATTGGTCACACTCAACCAAGACGACTTGCAGCTCGAAGTGTGGCAAACCGCGTTGCGGAAGAAATTAACAGTCCACTAGGTGAAGTTGTCGGCTTTAAAGTCCGATTTGCCGATGCGATAAGTCCAGACAGTTATATCAAGCTGATGACAGATGGTATTTTACTGGCTGAACTGACATCAGATAAGTTTTTAAATCAATATGATGCGATCATTATCGATGAAGCGCACGAACGAAGCTTAAATATTGATTTTATTTTAGGTTACCTTAAGCAAGTTCTAAAAAAACGTCCTGATTTAAAAGTGATTATTACCTCGGCAACCATTGATGTTGAACGCTTTTCAAAACACTTTAACAATGCACCAGTCATTGAAGTATCAGGCCGAACCTTCCCAGTAGAAACTCGCTACCGTCCATTAGTACGAGATACCGATGCTGATTTAGATGTCAGTGATGGGATTTTCTCTGCAGTGGATGAGTTAATGGCCGAAGGGCCTGGCGATATTTTGATTTTCATGAATGGTGAGCGCGAAATTCGTGATACAGCTGAAATGTTGCGTAAACAAAAATATCGCGATACAGAAATCTTGCCGTTATATGCACGGCTATCTTATGGTGAACAGTCAAAAGTATTTAAAAGTCATATTGGCCGCAGAATTGTATTAGCCACCAACGTGGCTGAAACGTCATTAACCGTGCCGGGGATTCGTTATGTTATTGATCCTGGTACCGCGCGTATTAGTCGTTATAGTTATCGCACCAAAGTACAACGTTTACCGATAGAGCCTATTTCACAAGCCAGTGCTAATCAGCGACAAGGTCGTTGTGGTCGTGTTGCTGCAGGTATATGTATTCGTTTATATGACGAAATGGATTTTAATCAGCGTCCTGAGTTTACCGATCCTGAGATCCTTCGTACTAATTTAGCCTCGGTTATCCTGCAAATGTTGGCTATTGGTCTTGGTGATATTGCAGGGTTCCCATTTATTCAGCCACCTGATCAAAAGCATATTCGTGATGGTTTTTTACTACTGGAAGAGCTGCAAGCTGTTAAACAAAAACGCAAAGACTTAGTGCTGACAAACCTAGGCCGTGATTTAGCTAAAATTCCATTAGATCCTCGTTTGGCGAGAATGGTACTTGAAGCAAAAGATATGAGCTGTTTGCACGAAGTGATGGTGATTGCCTCAGGTTTATCGATCCAAGACCCGCGTGAAAGGCCGATTGAAAAGAAGCAAGCCGCTGATGAATGTCATCGCAGATATGCCGATAAAGACTCAGATTTTGTCAGTTGGGTAAATCTGTGGAATTACTTAAAAGAGCAAAAAAGCGAATTATCAGCCAGTCAGTTCAGAAAACAATGCCGAGAAGAGTATTTAGCCTATTTACGAGTACGTGAATGGCAGGATTTATATACTCAAATTAAACAAGCTGTACATGACTTAAAGTGGCGGTTAAATGATTCACCAGCAAGCTATGATAATTTACACAAAGCCCTACTGTCAGGCTTGCTGAGCCATATTGGTTTTAAAGATGCTAATAACGAATATCTAGGTGCGCGTAATCGTAAGTTCTTTGTGTTTCCAGGCTCTCCTTTAGCGAAAAAAGGCCCTAAGTGGATCATGGCTGCGGAGTTGACTGAAACCTCGCGGTTATTTGCCCGTTGCTGTGCCAAAATTCAACCAGAGTGGTTAGAGCCGTTAGCGGCACATTTGATTAAGAAAAATCATCTAGAACCGCACTTTGAAGCAAAGCCTGCTAGTGTTATCGCCTTTGAAAATCAAGTGCTATATGGCCTAACTGTGGTTAATCGCCGCCGAGTGCAATATGGGCCTATTGATCCCGTTGAGGCTCGTGAAATCTTTATTCGCAGCGCGTTAGCAGAAGGGCAGTTACAAACAAAAGAGCCTTTCTTTATTAAAAATCAGCAACTGCTGAATGATATTGAGTCGTTAGAGCATAAGTCTCGTCGACGCGATATCTTGGTTGATGAGCAAGTGTTGGTAGACTTTTACGACCCGTTAGTTCCACAAGGCATTTATAACGCGCCGCTGTTTTTTAAATGGTGGAAAGTCGCTCGTAAAGATAATCCTGAGTTACTGGACTTCAATCAAGACTTATTGATGCAACGCAGTGCTGATCATATTTCGGCATTGGACTTTCCTGAAGTGTGGCATAAAGCTAATTTGGGTCTGCAAGTGAGTTATCACTTCGAGCCTGCCGCAGAAGATGATGGTGTTTCGGTTCATATACCTGTGGCCTTGATTAACCAAATTGATACGGATGATTTTGATTGGTTAGTTCCAGGGCTTAGAGAAGAAAAGGTCGTAGCGCTGATTAAGTCATTACCTAAAAATCTACGTCGCAATTTTGTGCCAGCACCTGATTATGCCCGCGCTTGTGTGCAAGCGATGGAACCGTTTACTATGCCGCTACTTGATGCTATGTGTAAGCAGTTACTTCGTATGACAGGTACACGTATCAGTGGGGATGATTTTGATTTAACCCAGTTAAGTGCTCACTTAGCCGTTAATTTTAAGATTGAAGATGACAAACATCGTCTGGTGGATCAAGGTCGCGATTTAGATACCCTAAAAGACAAACTTCAAGGGGTTGTTGCAAAAGCGATTCGTAATGTGGCTGAGGATGGTATTGAAAAGAAAGAAATCACCACTTGGTCATTTGGTGATTTACCTAAGCAATATCAAAAGCGTAAAGGCAATTACGAAGTTAAAGCTTATCCAGCGTTAATTGATGAAAAAGATCAAGTCTCTATTAAATTGTTTGATGACGAATTTGAAGCAGAACGTCAGCACCGAATAGGTTTACGTCGCTTACTGCTCATCAATATCCCGTCACCAGTTAAACACTTACAAAAAGCGCTGCCTAATAAGGCTAAGCTTGCAATGTACTTTAATCCTTTCGGTCAAGTACAACTGCTGATTGACGATATTATTTCAGCTTCGGTTCAGCAATTGTTAGATGAGAAAAAGCTTGATGTGCGTAACGAAGCACAGTTTGAACAAGCTAAAGACTGGGTAAGACAAGAACTTAACGGTTATGCAGAGCAAATTTCGTTGCAAGTCGAGCAAGTTCTAACGATTTATCAACGTATTAAAAAACGCTTAAAAGGTAAAATCAGTTTAGATATCGCTTTCGCCATGAGTGACATTAATAACCAGCTTGATAAATTAGTATTTAAAGGCTTTGTAGAACACTGTGGTTGGAGCCGTCTTGCTGATGTAGCACGTTACTTGAAAGCAATTGAAAACCGCTTAGATAAGCTGCCAGTTGATCCAACGCGTGACCGTTTGCATATGCAAAGCATTGCTAAGGTGAGTGATTTATTAGCCGCTCAACTTGCTAAAGTACCTAAAATGCAACCTATACCAGAGTCATTGGTTGAAGCGCGCTGGATGATAGAAGAATACCGAGTATCGTGTTTTGCACAGGTGCTAGGTACAGCTTATCCAATTTCAGAAAAACGGATTGTGATGCATATAAACCAAGTGTAA
- a CDS encoding DUF6435 family protein, which translates to MFSIFKQDPIKKLNKAYEAKLEQAMYAQRNGDIKSYSMITAEAEDIVKQIQELERLTK; encoded by the coding sequence ATGTTTTCTATATTCAAGCAAGACCCCATCAAAAAACTCAATAAAGCTTATGAAGCTAAACTTGAACAAGCCATGTATGCACAAAGAAATGGCGATATTAAATCCTATTCAATGATTACCGCAGAAGCAGAAGACATTGTAAAACAGATTCAAGAGCTAGAGCGGCTAACAAAGTGA
- a CDS encoding DUF4397 domain-containing protein translates to MKKILSATLFVGISLTLAACDWETILLEESSDSSSMGYYQFVNLVAQSPAIEIMVEDESIGELAFGDASSIEQVSNDSYDLEFNQILPNSTNDEFTSGDSISVSKNKTSTYIIYGDTDAPSSLTLTTDISDLYDEDFDEDYDAIIQFINLSNSAADIDVYWLNEGEDLLNKVADYTLAYEASSDEIEIESGSYKLVLTESGTDIIIASTDGITIADGDAQIFALTSYLIAGSDDHVNTIVDIETDGGRKLTNEAQAANVRFFHGISAPDYLDVYLDIYLTDASNDDEASLITSALEFGTLSDSVDIEIENIDTGDTRNYYLMDNTTEDKIDTFSVDMQPGSRTLILTSGDTSSAITVNDNEEDLRVIDTHAKILVSHNISDIKSDAIDVLILNDGANPDSYSAQIELSYMGNDDYELESGDYDIYIYNASTDELIIETSLRGIEKGDVINLIATDYTYGGTPYELQTHINN, encoded by the coding sequence ATGAAAAAAATATTATCCGCAACCTTATTTGTCGGAATATCGTTAACGTTAGCAGCGTGTGATTGGGAAACGATATTACTTGAGGAAAGTAGTGACTCTAGTTCAATGGGCTACTATCAATTTGTTAATTTAGTCGCGCAATCTCCAGCGATTGAAATTATGGTTGAAGATGAGTCTATAGGTGAATTAGCGTTCGGTGATGCAAGCAGTATCGAACAAGTCAGTAATGACAGCTACGACTTAGAATTTAATCAAATTTTACCTAACTCCACGAATGACGAATTTACAAGTGGCGATAGTATTAGTGTATCCAAAAATAAAACCAGTACATATATTATTTATGGTGATACAGATGCGCCGTCATCGTTAACATTGACGACTGACATTTCGGATTTATACGATGAAGATTTTGATGAAGACTATGATGCAATCATTCAATTTATCAATCTATCGAACTCAGCCGCTGATATTGACGTTTACTGGTTAAACGAAGGTGAAGATTTATTAAATAAAGTCGCCGATTATACATTGGCATATGAAGCGTCAAGTGATGAAATAGAAATTGAATCAGGTAGTTACAAATTGGTACTGACTGAATCTGGCACAGATATCATTATTGCATCGACAGACGGCATAACGATAGCAGACGGGGATGCTCAAATATTTGCACTCACTAGCTATCTGATTGCTGGTTCAGACGATCACGTCAATACCATCGTCGACATTGAAACTGATGGCGGCCGTAAACTCACCAATGAAGCACAAGCAGCAAATGTGCGCTTCTTTCATGGTATTTCAGCTCCTGATTACTTAGATGTTTATCTTGATATTTATTTAACTGATGCTAGTAACGATGACGAAGCCAGCTTAATCACAAGTGCCCTAGAATTTGGTACTTTGTCTGACTCAGTTGATATTGAAATAGAAAATATTGATACGGGTGATACTCGAAACTATTACTTAATGGATAATACGACTGAAGATAAAATTGATACATTTAGTGTTGATATGCAACCAGGTAGTCGTACTCTTATCTTAACGTCTGGTGACACATCATCAGCTATTACTGTAAATGATAATGAAGAAGATCTGCGTGTTATAGATACCCATGCGAAAATTTTAGTTAGCCACAATATTAGTGATATAAAAAGTGATGCTATTGACGTTTTAATTTTAAATGATGGTGCTAATCCTGATTCTTATTCTGCTCAAATTGAACTAAGTTATATGGGTAATGATGATTATGAATTGGAAAGTGGTGATTACGATATTTATATCTACAATGCATCGACTGATGAGTTAATTATTGAAACATCGTTACGCGGTATTGAAAAAGGTGATGTGATTAATTTAATTGCAACTGACTATACCTACGGTGGCACGCCTTACGAACTGCAAACGCATATCAACAATTAA